A genomic region of Magnolia sinica isolate HGM2019 chromosome 6, MsV1, whole genome shotgun sequence contains the following coding sequences:
- the LOC131249126 gene encoding LOW QUALITY PROTEIN: protein TIFY 3B-like (The sequence of the model RefSeq protein was modified relative to this genomic sequence to represent the inferred CDS: deleted 2 bases in 1 codon; substituted 1 base at 1 genomic stop codon) — translation MTMSPSPNTPAPPAQLTIFYSGSVSVYDAVPPEKVSFCSPAGYSMKNAVVSSPAASPVLTRSPSLQSTSAAASPQAQVLPSQNNPLTKLXLPIARRHSLQRFLEKRRDR, via the exons ATGACGATGTCGCCATCACCGAACACTCCCGCACCTCCTGCTCAGCTTACCATTTTCTATTCTGGATCCGTCAGTGTTTATGATGCAGTTCCCCCTGAAAAGGTCAGTTTTTGTTCTCCCGCTGGATACTCCATGAAGAATGCTGTGGTCAGTTCTCCTGCTGCATCACCAGTTCTCACAAGATCTCCATCCCTTCAGAGCACTTCAGCAGCAGCATCTCCACAGGCTCAAGTTCTTCCCAGTCAAAATAATCCACTTACAAAGCTGTA ACTTCCGATTGCAAGGAGGCACTCTCTTCAGCGTTTCTTAGAGAAGCGAAGGGACAGGTAA
- the LOC131250144 gene encoding cytochrome P450 89A2-like, whose product MELWSLIFLSISLLVAVRLLFNLPKTIIKNRKLPPGPPTIPILGNILWLRNSPLDLEPILAHVHAKYGPIITLQVGQQTRIFIRSHSLAHQALIQKGSTFSDRPPVVEVRRIITSNQHNISSSSYGPLWRLLRRNLISEILNPSRVKSYAPGRKWVLSLLIERLRCQAESGKSVHVLESFQYSIFSLLLLMCFGQKLHESDVKEIKALQLCLLSSSSALSIFTFLPMLGKIIFRKQWNDVLAIRRRQEELFIPLIRGRKNQKKPHEEGSLPFSYVDSLIELELPEEGGRKLTEGEMVTICSEFLSAGTDTTATLLQWIMANLVKHQDLQAKLVEEIERVVGDGREDIEEEDLQRMPYLKAVIMEGLRRHPPIHFVLPHAVSEETSLEGYTIPKNAIVNFMVAEMGWDGNVWKDPMEFRPERFLGEGEGVVDITGSREIKMMPFGAGRRICPGLGLAMLHVEYFVANLVREFEWAAVGGEEVDLAEKRQFTVVMKNPLKACITPRKK is encoded by the coding sequence ATGGAGCTTTGGTCCCTCATCTtcctctccatctccctccttGTAGCCGTTAGATTACTGTTCAACCTCCCAAAAACCATCATCAAGAACAGAAAACTCCCACCTGGCCCACCCACAATTCCCATATTGGGCAACATCCTATGGCTGAGAAACTCTCCCCTAGATCTGGAACCCATCCTCGCTCATGTCCATGCCAAGTACGGCCCTATCATCACCCTCCAAGTGGGCCAGCAGACCCGtatcttcataagatcacactcCTTAGCCCATCAAGCTCTCATCCAGAAAGGATCCACTTTCTCTGATCGACCTCCGGTGGTCGAAGTCCGTCGCATCATTACCTCCAACCAACACAACATCAGCTCATCCTCCTACGGCCCGCTCTGGCGTCTCCTACGACGAAACCTCATATCTGAAATCCTCAACCCCTCGCGCGTTAAATCCTACGCTCCAGGCCGCAAGTGGGTCCTCAGCTTGTTGATTGAACGGCTTAGATGTCAGGCCGAGTCTGGCAAGTCCGTCCATGTCTTGGAGAGCTTTCAGTACAGCATCTTTAGCTTGCTCTTGCTTATGTGTTTCGGCCAAAAGCTCCATGAAAGTGATGTAAAAGAGATCAAAGCATTGCAGCTGTGCTTGCTCTCGAGTTCTTCTGCCCTTTCCATCTTCACATTCTTGCCAATGCTGGGAAAGATTATCTTCCGAAAGCAGTGGAACGATGTGTTGGCGATACGCAGAAGACAGGAAGAGCTTTTCATCCCTCTCATAAGAGGGCGGAAAAATCAAAAGAAGCCTCATGAAGAGGGAAGCCTTCCCTTTTCTTATGTTGATTCCCTCATTGAACTTGAACTCCCCGAAGAGGGAGGGAGAAAGCTTACCGAAGGCGAGATGGTGACCATTTGCTCTGAGTTCCTTAGTGCAGGGACAGACACGACGGCCACATTGCTGCAGTGGATCATGGCGAACCTGGTGAAGCATCAGGATTTGCAGGCCAAGCTGGTGGAAGAGATCGAGCGGGTTGTCGGGGATGGACGAGAAGACATCGAAGAGGAGGATTTGCAGCGGATGCCATATCTGAAGGCAGTGATCATGGAAGGACTGCGGCGGCACCCACCGATCCACTTCGTGCTGCCACATGCAGTGTCGGAGGAGACATCATTGGAGGGGTACACGATACCAAAGAATGCAATTGTGAATTTCATGGTGGCGGAGATGGGGTGGGATGGGAATGTGTGGAAGGACCCGATGGAGTTCCGGCCGGAGAGGTTCttaggagagggagagggagtggtGGACATAACAGGGAGTAGGGAGATCAAGATGATGCCGTTCGGGGCAGGCCGGAGGATATGTCCTGGACTAGGGCTTGCAATGCTTCATGTGGAATATTTTGTGGCTAATCTGGTGAGGGAGTTTGAATGGGCGGCTGTGGGAGGAGAAGAAGTTGATTTGGCCGAGAAGCGGCAGTTCACTGTTGTTATGAAGAATCCTTTGAAGGCTTGCATCACTCCAAGGAAGAAATAA